Proteins from a genomic interval of Sparus aurata chromosome 21, fSpaAur1.1, whole genome shotgun sequence:
- the LOC115571908 gene encoding pyroglutamyl-peptidase 1-like, translating to MANKKKVLVTGFEPFGEHAVNSSWVAVQELERMGLGEEVDLHVCEVPVEYVAVQSLLPSLWKEHQPQLMVHVGVSGLATTVTLEQCGHNKGYKRLDNCRFCPASHCCMENGPDCIQSVVDMEKVCKRVNDSALGVTVSVSKDAGRYLCDYTYYTSLHLGQGCAAFIHVPPLGKPYSSQDLGRALQAAVQEMLKLLELDHKDNECCSHTHQHQHGH from the exons ATGGCCAATAAGAAGAAGGTGCTGGTAACAG gTTTTGAGCCTTTTGGTGAGCATGCAGTGAACTCCAGCTGGGTGGCAGTGCAG GAACTGGAGCGCATGGGACTGGGTGAAGAGGTAGACCTTCATGTGTGTGAGGTGCCTGTTGAATACGTGGCTGTCCAGAGCCTCCTGCCATCTCTGTGGAAAGAGCACCAGCCACAG TTAATGGTCCATGTTGGAGTCTCTGGGTTAGCCACCACCGTCACTCTGGAGCAGTGCGGCCACAACAAGGGTTACAAGCGCCTGGACAACTGCAGATTCTGCCCAGCTTCTCACTGCTGCATGGAGAACGGCCCCGACTGCATACAATCCGTCGTGGACATGGAGAAAGTCTGCAAGAGGGTCAACGACTCTGCCCTCGGGgtcactgtgtctgtgtctaaGGATGCTGGAAG GTATCTGTGCGACTACACCTACTACACCTCTCTTCACCTGGGACAGGGTTGCGCTGCCTTCATCCATGTGCCTCCACTTGGAAAACCCTACAGCAGCCAGGACCTGGGCAGAGCTCTTCAGGCCGCCGTGCAGGAGATGCTGAAATTGCTGGAGCTGGATCACAAAGACAACGAgtgctgcagtcacacacatCAACACCAGCACGGCCACTAA